The following coding sequences lie in one Desmodus rotundus isolate HL8 chromosome 1, HLdesRot8A.1, whole genome shotgun sequence genomic window:
- the HBQ1 gene encoding hemoglobin subunit theta-1 isoform X3 produces MVLSAADREALCALWRKLGNNVGIYATEALERTFLTFPSTKTYFLHLDLSPGSAQVKAHGQKVADALSLAVDHLDDLPDALYALRDLHAHKLQVDPVNFKAHQQDTSARTPSTALHGC; encoded by the exons ATGGTCCTGTCCGCAGCCGACAGGGAGGCACTGTGCGCGCTGTGGAGAAAGCTGGGTAACAACGTGGGCATCTACGCGACGGAGGCCCTAGAGAG GACCTTCCTGACCTTCCCCTCCACCAAGACCTACTTCCTCCACCTGGACCTGAGCCCTGGCTCCGCCCAGGTCAAAGCCCACGGCCAGAAGGTGGCTGACGCGTTGTCCCTGGCCGTGGACCACCTGGACGACCTGCCTGACGCCCTGTACGCTCTGAGGGACCTGCACGCGCACAAGCTGCAAGTGGACCCTGTCAACTTCAAG GCTCATCAGCAGGATACAAGCGCCCGCACCCCCTCCACTGCTCTCCACGGTTGCTAG
- the LOC112298250 gene encoding hemoglobin subunit alpha, with translation MVLSAADKGNVKTAWDKVGGQAGNYGAEALERMFLGFPTTKTYFPHFDMSHDSAQIKGHGKKVADALTVAVGHMDDLPSALSGLSDLHAYKLRVDPVNFKLLGHCLLVTLACHHPSDFTPAVHASLDKFLASVSTVLTSKYR, from the exons ATGGTGCTGTCCGCCGCCGATAAAGGCAACGTCAAGACCGCCTGGGATAAGGTTGGCGGCCAGGCCGGCAACTATGGGGCAGAGGCCCTGGAGAG GATGTTCCTGGGCTTCCCCACCACCAAGACCTACTTCCCTCACTTCGACATGTCCCACGACTCCGCTCAGATCAAGGGCCACGGCAAGAAGGTGGCTGACGCCCTGACCGTCGCCGTGGGCCACATGGACGACCTGCCCAGCGCCCTGTCGGGTCTGAGCGACCTGCACGCCTACAAGCTGCGTGTGGACCCCGTCAACTTCAAG CTCCTGGGCCACTGCCTGCTGGTGACTCTGGCCTGCCACCACCCCTCTGACTTCACCCCTGCCGTCCATGCCTCCCTGGACAAGTTCTTGGCCTCCGTGAGCACCGTGCTGACCTCCAAATACCGTTAA
- the HBM gene encoding hemoglobin subunit mu isoform X1, with the protein MLNAQERAHVAQVWDLIAGHEAHFGAELLLRLFTVYPSTKIYFKHLGACPDEVHLLSHGQRVLEAVGVAVQYVDNLRAALSPLADLHAHVLRVDPANFPLLIQCFQVVLASHLQDEFTVEMQAAWDKFLTGVAIVLTEKYR; encoded by the exons ATGCTCAACGCTCAGGAACGCGCCCACGTCGCACAGGTCTGGGACCTGATCGCAGGACACGAGGCGCACTTCGGGGCGGAGCTACTGCTCAG GCTCTTCACTGTGTACCCCAGCACCAAGATCTACTTCAAGCACCTGGGCGCCTGCCCTGACGAGGTGCACCTACTGAGCCACGGACAACGCGTGCTAGAGGCAGTGGGCGTTGCCGTGCAGTACGTGGACAACCTGCGCGCGGCCCTGAGCCCGCTCGCGGACCTGCACGCACACGTGCTGCGCGTGGACCCTGCCAACTTCCCA CTGCTGATCCAGTGTTTCCAAGTGGTGCTGGCCTCCCACCTACAGGACGAGTTCACGGTGGAGATGCAGGCGGCGTGGGACAAGTTCCTGACGGGCGTGGCCATAGTGCTGACCGAGAAGTACCGCTGA
- the HBQ1 gene encoding hemoglobin subunit theta-1 isoform X2 has translation MVLSAADREALCALWRKLGNNVGIYATEALERTFLTFPSTKTYFLHLDLSPGSAQVKAHGQKVADALSLAVDHLDDLPDALYALRDLHAHKLQVDPVNFKLLGHCLLVTLAQHYPGDFSPSLQASLDKFLSHVILALTSNYH, from the exons ATGGTCCTGTCCGCAGCCGACAGGGAGGCACTGTGCGCGCTGTGGAGAAAGCTGGGTAACAACGTGGGCATCTACGCGACGGAGGCCCTAGAGAG GACCTTCCTGACCTTCCCCTCCACCAAGACCTACTTCCTCCACCTGGACCTGAGCCCTGGCTCCGCCCAGGTCAAAGCCCACGGCCAGAAGGTGGCTGACGCGTTGTCCCTGGCCGTGGACCACCTGGACGACCTGCCTGACGCCCTGTACGCTCTGAGGGACCTGCACGCGCACAAGCTGCAAGTGGACCCTGTCAACTTCAAG CTCCTGGGACACTGCCTGCTGGTGACCCTCGCCCAGCACTACCCCGGAGACTtcagcccctccctgcaggcctcGCTGGACAAATTTCTGAGCCACGTGATTTTGGCCCTGACCTCCAACTATCACTAA
- the HBQ1 gene encoding hemoglobin subunit theta-1 isoform X1, translating into MVLSAADREALCALWRKLGNNVGIYATEALERTFLTFPSTKTYFLHLDLSPGSAQVKAHGQKVADALSLAVDHLDDLPDALYALRDLHAHKLQVDPVNFKSHYKETWKQYTLSVGSSSHRRGTKRTEKAIVNKLYTVPEKESG; encoded by the exons ATGGTCCTGTCCGCAGCCGACAGGGAGGCACTGTGCGCGCTGTGGAGAAAGCTGGGTAACAACGTGGGCATCTACGCGACGGAGGCCCTAGAGAG GACCTTCCTGACCTTCCCCTCCACCAAGACCTACTTCCTCCACCTGGACCTGAGCCCTGGCTCCGCCCAGGTCAAAGCCCACGGCCAGAAGGTGGCTGACGCGTTGTCCCTGGCCGTGGACCACCTGGACGACCTGCCTGACGCCCTGTACGCTCTGAGGGACCTGCACGCGCACAAGCTGCAAGTGGACCCTGTCAACTTCAAG AGTCATTACAAGGAAACTTGGAAACAATACACACTAAGTGTGGGCAGCAGTTCTCACAGGCGTGGGACGAAAAGGACAGAGAAGGCAATTGTCAACAAACTTTACACGGtcccagagaaggaaagtggtTGA
- the HBZ gene encoding hemoglobin subunit zeta produces the protein MSLTKAERTMVMSMWDKISAQADAIGTEALERLFTSYPQTKTYFPHFDLHRGSAHLRAHGSKVVAAVGDAVRNIDNIAGALSKLSELHAYVLRVDPVNFKLLSHCLLVTVASHFPADFTAEAHTAWDKFLSIVSSVLTEKYR, from the exons ATGTCTCTGACCAAAGCTGAGAGGACCATGGTCATGTCCATGTGGGACAAGATCTCTGCGCAGGCAGATGCCATCGGCACCGAGGCCCTGGAGAG GCTCTTCACCAGCTACCCCCAGACCAAGACCTACTTCCCACACTTCGACCTGCACCGCGGCTCTGCGCATCTGCGCGCGCACGGCTCCAAGGTCGTGGCGGCCGTGGGCGACGCGGTCAGGAACATTGACAACATCGCCGGCGCCCTGTCCAAGCTGAGCGAGCTGCACGCCTACGTTCTGCGAGTGGACCCGGTCAACTTCAAg CTCCTGTCCCACTGTCTGCTGGTCACGGTGGCCTCGCACTTCCCCGCGGACTTCACGGCCGAGGCCCACACCGCCTGGGACAAGTTCCTGTCCATCGTGTCGAGCGTCCTGACGGAGAAGTACCGCTGA
- the HBM gene encoding hemoglobin subunit mu isoform X2: MLNAQERAHVAQVWDLIAGHEAHFGAELLLRLFTVYPSTKIYFKHLGACPDEVHLLSHGQRVLEAVGVAVQYVDNLRAALSPLADLHAHVLRVDPANFPDEFTVEMQAAWDKFLTGVAIVLTEKYR; this comes from the exons ATGCTCAACGCTCAGGAACGCGCCCACGTCGCACAGGTCTGGGACCTGATCGCAGGACACGAGGCGCACTTCGGGGCGGAGCTACTGCTCAG GCTCTTCACTGTGTACCCCAGCACCAAGATCTACTTCAAGCACCTGGGCGCCTGCCCTGACGAGGTGCACCTACTGAGCCACGGACAACGCGTGCTAGAGGCAGTGGGCGTTGCCGTGCAGTACGTGGACAACCTGCGCGCGGCCCTGAGCCCGCTCGCGGACCTGCACGCACACGTGCTGCGCGTGGACCCTGCCAACTTCCCA GACGAGTTCACGGTGGAGATGCAGGCGGCGTGGGACAAGTTCCTGACGGGCGTGGCCATAGTGCTGACCGAGAAGTACCGCTGA